The following coding sequences are from one Comamonas koreensis window:
- a CDS encoding pyridoxamine 5'-phosphate oxidase family protein has protein sequence MDDHIFHTGERLVQQRTGERGTALINSRNISPGIPAAARNFVGQQRWCVLGAADAEGAMWACMLSGEPGFVQASDDLRSLQVASSDPQSVLARMAPIADLQPAQSIAVLLIELQTRRRLRINGHVSQVTAQASAQALAVAVGQAFPVCPRYIQKRELLPLEAEAAAEHRTSTAVTSGTLLDEATSAWIAGADTLFIASLGPSGEADVSHRGGRPGFVQQQGRVLRIPDFNGNSMFNTLGNLELESRCGLVFPDFEGARQLQLTGHARAHFGVDADIDQTGGTGRWIEFQVDSWRSTPLNLPQRWRLLEASPYNP, from the coding sequence ATGGATGACCACATCTTTCACACTGGCGAACGCCTGGTGCAGCAGCGCACGGGCGAGCGCGGCACTGCGCTCATCAACAGCCGCAATATCAGCCCCGGCATTCCGGCGGCAGCGCGCAACTTTGTCGGCCAGCAGCGCTGGTGCGTGCTGGGCGCAGCCGATGCGGAAGGCGCCATGTGGGCTTGCATGCTGAGTGGCGAGCCCGGCTTTGTGCAGGCCAGCGATGACCTGCGCAGCCTGCAGGTGGCCAGCAGCGACCCGCAGAGCGTGCTGGCCCGCATGGCCCCCATCGCCGATCTGCAGCCCGCGCAATCCATCGCCGTGCTGCTGATCGAGCTGCAGACCCGCAGGCGCCTGCGCATCAATGGCCATGTCAGCCAGGTAACAGCGCAGGCATCGGCGCAGGCACTGGCGGTGGCGGTGGGCCAGGCCTTTCCGGTCTGCCCCCGCTATATCCAAAAGCGCGAGCTGCTGCCACTGGAGGCAGAAGCGGCAGCCGAGCACCGCACCAGTACCGCTGTCACCTCGGGCACGCTGCTGGACGAGGCCACCTCGGCCTGGATCGCGGGCGCCGACACCTTGTTCATCGCCAGCCTGGGCCCCAGCGGCGAGGCCGATGTATCGCACCGGGGAGGCCGGCCCGGCTTTGTGCAACAACAGGGCCGGGTGCTGCGCATCCCCGATTTCAACGGCAACAGCATGTTCAACACCTTGGGCAATCTGGAGCTGGAGTCGCGCTGCGGCCTGGTCTTTCCAGATTTTGAAGGCGCGCGCCAGTTGCAGCTGACCGGCCATGCGCGCGCCCATTTTGGGGTCGATGCCGACATCGACCAGACAGGAGGAACCGGGCGCTGGATCGAGTTCCAGGTGGACAGCTGGCGCAGCACGCCGCTGAACCTGCCCCAGCGCTGGCGCCTGCTGGAAGCCTCGCCCTACAACCCTTGA
- a CDS encoding DsrE family protein: MKTVIVVFSDPQSGTQEALGRVVNALFLAYELKEKNRDFDLVFQGTGVRWPAELVKPEHPGHALYEAVLDHIVACGGCADVFGAGAGLAPTGIALVRDKTIPGTTGVLDLSRHLDAGHTLVTF; the protein is encoded by the coding sequence ATGAAAACCGTCATCGTTGTTTTTTCCGATCCCCAATCCGGCACGCAAGAAGCGCTGGGCCGTGTCGTGAACGCGCTGTTCCTGGCCTATGAGCTCAAGGAAAAGAACCGGGACTTTGACCTGGTGTTCCAAGGCACGGGCGTGCGCTGGCCTGCCGAACTGGTCAAGCCAGAACACCCCGGCCATGCACTGTATGAAGCGGTGCTGGACCACATCGTTGCCTGCGGCGGTTGCGCCGACGTGTTTGGTGCGGGCGCAGGCCTGGCACCCACCGGCATTGCGCTGGTGCGCGACAAGACCATCCCTGGCACCACCGGCGTGCTGGATCTGTCGCGCCACCTGGACGCGGGCCACACCTTGGTGACCTTTTAA
- a CDS encoding LysR family transcriptional regulator, producing the protein MDRLHAIDVFLAIAEQGSLTRAAEALELSLPSVVRTLAALEKHLGVRLFNRNTRRLAITDEGRAYRVHALAIRAAVAESEQAMSRAQAEPSGSISLTASVKFGELHVAPLVASYLQRYPQVEVQLLLLDRVVNLVEEGLDLAVRIAPLPDSSLVARHVVDIHQVIAASPALVAACGMPQQPQDLAALPCIEFGGVGDANLWEFVSQGRPERVKVKGRMRCNTVGGNIAGCIAGQGFGRFLHYQVMDAIARGELVRILPGHAPAPRPLSLVYPSKHHGTVRVSTLVEHLAEQLRARLGEFAPSAEKR; encoded by the coding sequence ATGGACCGCCTCCACGCCATTGATGTCTTTTTGGCAATTGCCGAGCAGGGCAGCCTGACCCGCGCTGCCGAGGCGCTGGAGCTGTCCCTGCCCAGCGTGGTGCGCACGCTGGCTGCGCTGGAGAAGCACCTGGGCGTGCGCCTGTTCAACCGCAACACGCGGCGCCTGGCCATCACCGACGAAGGCCGCGCCTACCGGGTGCATGCGCTGGCCATCCGCGCCGCAGTCGCCGAGTCGGAGCAGGCCATGAGCCGGGCGCAGGCCGAGCCCTCGGGCAGCATCAGCCTGACGGCCTCCGTCAAATTTGGCGAGCTGCATGTGGCCCCGCTGGTGGCCAGCTACCTGCAGCGCTACCCGCAGGTGGAGGTGCAGCTCTTGCTGCTCGACCGCGTGGTCAACCTGGTGGAAGAAGGTCTGGACCTGGCCGTGCGCATTGCGCCGCTGCCCGATTCCAGCCTGGTGGCGCGCCATGTTGTGGACATCCACCAGGTGATTGCCGCCAGCCCTGCGTTGGTTGCCGCCTGCGGCATGCCCCAGCAGCCGCAAGACCTGGCTGCGCTGCCCTGCATCGAGTTTGGCGGTGTGGGCGACGCCAACCTCTGGGAGTTTGTCAGCCAGGGCCGGCCCGAGCGCGTCAAGGTAAAGGGCCGCATGCGCTGCAATACCGTTGGCGGCAATATCGCCGGCTGCATTGCCGGCCAGGGCTTTGGCCGCTTTCTGCACTACCAGGTGATGGATGCGATTGCGCGCGGCGAGCTGGTCCGCATCTTGCCAGGCCACGCCCCCGCGCCTCGCCCGCTGTCCCTGGTCTACCCGAGCAAGCACCATGGCACGGTGCGGGTGTCGACCCTGGTTGAGCATTTGGCTGAGCAGCTGCGCGCGCGGCTGGGGGAGTTTGCGCCTTCTGCAGAAAAGCGCTGA
- a CDS encoding LysR family transcriptional regulator — MRDINDYALFAEVVLHSGFAAAGRALGMPKSTLSRRIAALESRLGVRLIERSTRRFRVTEVGQAFYERCRTIVLDVQQADAVVSDALGEPHGVVRCSCPLGLMEILSPTLTDFLQTYPKAQLQMVAADRPVNLIDERIDVAIRVRTSLTTDAALVMRTLGYSNRILVAAPSLAKQCQKGDLQLLGELPTLASTEQTGTISWEFWDGDGQPSVISHTPRMTCADFGALRSAALAGLGIALLPEHFCSKELERGSLVHVFPQWRTETGIVHIVFTTRRGLPPVVRAFIEHLAGRFKGELADSATAN, encoded by the coding sequence ATGCGAGATATCAACGACTACGCGCTGTTTGCCGAGGTGGTGCTGCACAGCGGCTTTGCCGCAGCAGGCCGCGCGCTGGGCATGCCCAAGTCCACCTTGAGCCGGCGCATTGCGGCGTTGGAGTCGCGCTTGGGTGTGCGGCTGATCGAGCGCTCCACCCGGCGCTTTCGGGTGACCGAGGTGGGCCAGGCGTTTTACGAGCGCTGCCGCACCATCGTGCTCGATGTGCAGCAGGCCGATGCCGTCGTGTCCGATGCGCTGGGCGAACCCCATGGTGTCGTGCGCTGCAGCTGCCCCTTGGGGCTGATGGAAATCCTCTCGCCCACCCTGACCGATTTTTTGCAGACCTACCCCAAGGCACAGCTGCAGATGGTGGCCGCCGATCGGCCCGTCAACCTGATCGACGAGCGCATCGATGTGGCCATCCGCGTGCGCACCAGCTTGACGACCGACGCCGCCCTGGTGATGCGCACGCTGGGCTATTCAAACCGCATTCTGGTGGCTGCGCCCAGCCTGGCCAAGCAGTGCCAAAAAGGCGATCTGCAGCTGCTGGGCGAGCTACCCACCTTGGCCAGCACCGAGCAGACCGGCACCATCAGCTGGGAGTTCTGGGATGGCGATGGCCAGCCCAGCGTCATCAGCCACACGCCCCGCATGACCTGCGCCGATTTTGGCGCGTTGCGCTCAGCGGCCTTGGCTGGCCTGGGCATTGCGCTGTTGCCCGAGCACTTTTGCAGCAAGGAGCTCGAGCGCGGCAGCCTCGTCCATGTGTTTCCGCAATGGCGCACGGAGACAGGCATTGTGCATATCGTGTTCACCACCAGGCGGGGCTTGCCACCGGTGGTGCGGGCGTTTATCGAGCACCTGGCGGGGCGCTTCAAAGGCGAGCTGGCCGATAGCGCGACGGCCAACTAG
- a CDS encoding SDR family oxidoreductase, which produces MERKFDNKVVVVTGGTSGIGLATAKKFASEGAYVFVTGRRQQELDKAVQAIGPRATGVRADMSQLADIDRLYDAVQQSHAQIDVLYANAGGGSMLPLGAITEEHFDATFGTNVKGLVFTVQKALPLLRDGASVVLTGSVVGSTGTAAFSIYSASKAAVRNLARSWTLDLKERGIRVNVVSPGPIRTPGLVELAGNDAAQQQGLLDYMASQVPIGRVGEVDEIADAVLFLSSPQAKFIAGTELFVDGGMAQV; this is translated from the coding sequence ATGGAACGCAAGTTTGACAACAAGGTCGTCGTAGTCACCGGTGGCACCAGCGGTATTGGCCTGGCCACCGCCAAGAAATTTGCCAGCGAAGGCGCCTATGTGTTTGTCACCGGCCGCCGCCAGCAAGAGCTGGACAAGGCCGTCCAGGCGATTGGCCCCCGCGCCACCGGTGTGCGGGCCGACATGTCCCAACTGGCCGACATTGACCGCCTCTACGACGCCGTGCAGCAAAGCCATGCGCAAATCGATGTGCTCTACGCCAATGCCGGCGGTGGCTCGATGCTGCCCCTGGGCGCCATCACCGAGGAGCACTTTGATGCCACCTTTGGCACGAATGTGAAGGGCCTCGTGTTTACCGTGCAAAAGGCTTTGCCGCTGCTGCGCGATGGCGCCTCCGTCGTGCTGACCGGCTCGGTCGTCGGCTCCACCGGCACCGCCGCCTTCAGCATCTACAGCGCCTCCAAGGCCGCCGTGCGCAATCTCGCCCGCAGCTGGACCTTGGATCTGAAGGAGCGCGGCATCCGCGTCAATGTCGTCAGCCCCGGCCCCATCCGCACCCCTGGCCTGGTCGAGCTGGCTGGCAACGATGCCGCGCAGCAACAAGGCCTGCTGGACTATATGGCCAGCCAGGTGCCGATCGGCCGCGTCGGCGAAGTCGATGAAATCGCGGATGCGGTGCTGTTCCTGTCTTCGCCACAGGCCAAGTTCATCGCCGGCACCGAGCTGTTTGTCGATGGGGGGATGGCGCAGGTTTGA
- a CDS encoding ABC transporter permease, with protein sequence MSELTLNPNAARSSVPASAAADHTPAAVSDAALAQESVAAQAAIKRRKAVIIGLRLLVLVLVLGGWEVSARMQWIDPFFYSMPSMIWNQIVEWMRDGTSQGPLWQQVLVTLEETVIGFLIGSIAGVICGIVLGRNKLLSDVFSLYIQIANSIPRVVLGSVFVIALGLGMASKVALAVVMVFFVVFANAFQGVREADKYMIANAQILGASPRQVTLSVVIPSAMSWILASLHVSFGFALVGAVVGEFLGAKEGIGLLISTAQGAFNASGVFAAMIVLAVVALGADFLLTRLEKRLLKWRPAAF encoded by the coding sequence ATGTCTGAACTCACCCTGAACCCCAACGCCGCGCGCAGTTCGGTACCCGCATCGGCCGCAGCAGACCACACCCCCGCTGCCGTAAGCGATGCTGCGCTCGCGCAGGAATCAGTCGCCGCGCAGGCGGCCATCAAGCGCCGCAAGGCCGTCATCATCGGCCTGCGCCTCTTGGTGCTGGTGCTGGTCCTCGGCGGCTGGGAAGTCTCGGCCCGTATGCAGTGGATCGACCCCTTCTTCTACTCGATGCCTTCGATGATCTGGAACCAGATTGTCGAATGGATGCGCGATGGCACATCGCAAGGCCCGCTGTGGCAGCAGGTGCTGGTCACCTTGGAAGAAACGGTCATCGGCTTTCTGATCGGCTCGATTGCCGGTGTGATCTGCGGCATTGTGCTGGGCCGCAACAAGCTGCTGTCCGATGTGTTCTCCCTCTACATCCAGATCGCCAACTCCATCCCCCGCGTGGTGCTGGGCTCGGTGTTCGTGATTGCGCTGGGCCTGGGCATGGCGTCCAAGGTGGCGCTGGCCGTCGTGATGGTCTTCTTTGTGGTGTTTGCCAATGCCTTCCAGGGCGTGCGTGAAGCCGACAAGTACATGATCGCCAATGCGCAGATTCTGGGTGCATCGCCGCGCCAGGTCACCCTGTCGGTGGTGATTCCATCGGCTATGTCCTGGATTCTGGCCAGCCTGCATGTGAGCTTTGGCTTTGCGCTGGTCGGCGCCGTGGTGGGCGAGTTCCTTGGCGCCAAGGAAGGCATCGGCCTGCTGATCTCCACCGCGCAGGGCGCGTTCAACGCCAGTGGCGTGTTCGCCGCAATGATCGTGCTGGCGGTGGTGGCCCTGGGCGCCGACTTCTTGCTGACCCGCCTGGAAAAACGCCTGCTCAAATGGCGCCCTGCTGCCTTCTGA
- a CDS encoding ABC transporter ATP-binding protein, with translation MSYATQAVASQAPSSSLQPKNAATSAPPADAAIEFDKVSLRFIAPDGTATLALRNFSMSVARGEFIAIVGPTGSGKSTTLNLITSLLQPTVGEVRVMGKKVEQIDPRIGFVFQADAVFPWKSVRDNVAAGPIFRGTPRAQALKLADEWIHRVGLANFGNHYPHQLSGGMRKRVALAQTFINQPEILLMDEPFSALDMQTRTLMQDELLRLWSASGGSVVFVTHDLEEAIALADRVFVLTARPATLKRVYEIDLPRPRVMSEVRYDPQFIDLSKRIWDDLREEVHIQ, from the coding sequence ATGTCCTATGCCACCCAGGCGGTTGCCAGCCAGGCGCCGTCCAGTTCTCTGCAGCCCAAAAATGCTGCAACCTCTGCACCCCCAGCCGATGCGGCCATTGAATTCGACAAGGTGTCGCTGCGCTTTATTGCGCCAGATGGCACAGCGACCCTCGCGCTGCGCAATTTTTCGATGTCGGTGGCCAGGGGCGAATTCATCGCCATCGTCGGCCCCACCGGCAGCGGCAAATCCACCACCTTGAACCTGATCACCAGCCTGCTGCAGCCGACAGTGGGTGAGGTGCGCGTGATGGGCAAGAAGGTAGAGCAGATCGATCCGCGCATCGGCTTTGTGTTCCAGGCCGATGCCGTCTTCCCCTGGAAATCGGTGCGCGACAACGTGGCCGCCGGCCCCATCTTTCGCGGCACGCCGCGTGCGCAGGCGCTCAAGCTCGCCGATGAGTGGATCCACCGCGTGGGCCTGGCCAACTTTGGCAACCACTACCCGCACCAGCTCTCGGGCGGCATGCGCAAGCGCGTGGCGCTGGCGCAGACCTTTATCAACCAGCCAGAAATCCTGCTGATGGACGAGCCCTTCTCGGCGTTGGACATGCAGACCCGCACCCTGATGCAGGACGAGCTGCTGCGCCTGTGGTCGGCGTCCGGCGGCTCGGTGGTGTTTGTGACCCATGATTTGGAGGAAGCCATTGCGCTGGCCGACCGCGTGTTTGTGCTGACAGCCCGCCCTGCCACCTTGAAGCGCGTCTACGAGATCGACCTGCCGCGCCCCCGCGTGATGAGCGAGGTGCGCTACGACCCGCAGTTCATCGACCTGTCCAAGCGCATCTGGGATGACCTGCGCGAAGAAGTCCATATCCAGTAA
- a CDS encoding ABC transporter substrate-binding protein, with protein MASTAAQAADDTVTIMVGGINKIIYLPAKLAESLGYFKEEGLKVELQSQPAGVDAENQLIAGAVQGVVGFYDHTIDLQAKGKEIQAIAVFCKVPGEVELVSTKAAAGGFKSMADAKGKTLGVTGLGSSTEFLTRYLVDKEGVASKDYSLLPVGAGNSFIAGMKQDRIQAGMTTEPTVSQMLKTGDAKVLVDMRSEEGTQAALGGLYPAASLYVRNEWAASHKDQAAKLARAFGKTMQYISSHSAEEIADKMPKDYYGNDKELYVAALKASLPMYTKDGKMPEGGPETVLKVLSAYKPNVKSAHIDLAKTYSNAYLSAK; from the coding sequence ATGGCCAGCACGGCTGCCCAGGCGGCAGACGACACCGTCACCATCATGGTGGGCGGCATCAACAAGATCATCTACCTGCCCGCCAAGCTGGCCGAGTCGCTGGGCTACTTCAAGGAAGAGGGCCTGAAGGTCGAGCTGCAATCGCAGCCTGCCGGCGTGGATGCAGAAAACCAGCTGATCGCCGGTGCCGTGCAAGGCGTGGTGGGTTTCTACGACCACACCATCGACCTGCAGGCCAAGGGCAAGGAGATCCAGGCCATTGCGGTGTTCTGCAAGGTGCCCGGTGAGGTGGAACTGGTGTCCACCAAGGCAGCGGCAGGCGGCTTCAAATCAATGGCCGATGCCAAGGGCAAGACCCTGGGCGTCACCGGCCTGGGCTCTTCCACCGAGTTCCTCACCCGCTACCTGGTCGACAAGGAAGGCGTGGCCAGCAAGGACTACTCGCTGCTGCCCGTGGGCGCTGGCAACTCCTTTATCGCCGGCATGAAGCAGGACCGCATCCAGGCCGGCATGACCACCGAGCCGACCGTGTCGCAAATGCTCAAGACCGGCGACGCCAAGGTGCTGGTGGATATGCGCAGCGAAGAGGGCACCCAGGCCGCACTGGGCGGCCTCTACCCTGCCGCCAGCCTGTATGTGCGCAACGAATGGGCCGCCAGCCACAAGGACCAGGCCGCCAAGCTGGCGCGCGCCTTTGGCAAGACCATGCAGTACATCAGCAGCCATAGCGCCGAAGAGATTGCCGACAAGATGCCCAAGGACTACTACGGCAATGACAAGGAGCTGTATGTGGCGGCGCTGAAGGCCTCGCTGCCGATGTACACCAAGGACGGCAAGATGCCCGAAGGCGGCCCAGAGACCGTGCTCAAGGTTTTGTCGGCCTACAAGCCCAATGTGAAGAGCGCGCACATTGACCTGGCCAAGACCTATTCCAACGCCTACTTGAGCGCCAAGTAA
- a CDS encoding response regulator transcription factor, which yields MKILLVEDNLELAQSLAELLRQHAFVVDHVDRGDAADQLLSQSHYDLLLLDLNLPQLSGKALLRRLRERGDSLPVIVLTASDSLDQKVLCLEIGADDYLVKPVEVRELLARMQAIARRQMPGRENQVRCGNLQLDLRTRLFSVAGEELALPPRERSVLEALMLQNGSALPKQRLMDVIYGMDEEASADAVDLYVHRLRKKLQASDTTIMTLRGVGYLLKQKLAGGD from the coding sequence ATGAAGATCCTTCTGGTCGAAGACAACCTGGAACTGGCCCAGTCCCTGGCCGAGCTGCTGCGCCAGCATGCTTTTGTGGTGGACCATGTGGACCGTGGCGATGCGGCTGACCAGCTGCTGAGCCAATCGCACTACGACTTGCTGCTGCTGGACCTGAACCTGCCCCAACTGAGCGGCAAGGCCTTGCTGCGCCGCCTGCGTGAGCGGGGGGACAGCCTGCCGGTGATTGTGCTGACGGCCAGCGATTCGCTCGACCAGAAGGTGCTGTGCCTGGAAATTGGCGCCGATGACTACCTGGTCAAACCGGTGGAGGTGCGCGAGTTGCTGGCCCGCATGCAGGCCATTGCGCGGCGCCAGATGCCCGGGCGCGAAAACCAGGTGCGCTGCGGCAACCTGCAGTTGGACTTGCGCACGCGCCTGTTCAGCGTGGCGGGCGAAGAGCTGGCCCTGCCCCCGCGCGAGCGCAGTGTGCTCGAAGCGCTGATGCTGCAAAACGGCAGCGCCCTGCCCAAGCAGCGGCTGATGGATGTGATCTACGGCATGGACGAAGAGGCCAGCGCCGATGCGGTGGACCTGTATGTGCACCGCCTGCGCAAGAAGCTGCAGGCCAGCGACACCACCATCATGACCTTGCGCGGCGTGGGCTACCTGCTCAAGCAAAAACTGGCCGGCGGGGACTGA
- a CDS encoding sensor histidine kinase — MLHSLRARLALWLLLPLAVLVGLCGWFAHEHAEDAADYVQDHDLLSSAKILADRLIWEDGDVRASVPPSALSLFMSPARDHVYLSVMDAQGQLLAGQQNFPQPPKLQLSGSDNAQWYDAVWQGQPIRAVITRRAMYDVAGAREITILVGKTTHSRDNMVQTLWWPTMEYLLWALAVAVLVSATALTLELRALLRMARQLAERPARDLDFHLDSRQIHQELRPLTETVNQFARTIRAQVARQRQFISDAAHQLRTPLAIQAHTLEQALGQTPAELAALSVAQRLAVLQRLQRSNQQLLNVANQLLTLAQAEAGSAAHAAQAPQWLDLRALCLQCLEALAPAADLKQIDLGWEESEAPAVAAADAGKPSADAHAFSLYTSSRLLPELIANLVDNAIRYTPPQGQVTLGLEASADSLLLWVQDNGPGIPAQSRDRVLERFYRLTNDTPGTGLGLAIVQEVARATGAHLQLADAQQRCTPPFGPGLRISVRFARTAGQD, encoded by the coding sequence ATGCTGCACAGCCTGCGCGCACGCCTGGCCCTGTGGCTGCTGCTGCCGCTGGCGGTGCTGGTGGGCCTGTGCGGCTGGTTTGCCCATGAGCACGCCGAGGACGCGGCCGACTATGTGCAGGACCATGACCTGCTGTCCTCGGCCAAGATCCTGGCTGACCGCCTGATCTGGGAAGACGGCGATGTGCGCGCCAGCGTGCCGCCGTCGGCGCTCAGCCTGTTCATGTCACCGGCGCGCGACCATGTCTACCTGAGCGTGATGGATGCGCAAGGCCAGTTGCTGGCGGGCCAGCAGAATTTTCCGCAGCCGCCAAAGCTGCAGCTGAGCGGCAGCGACAACGCCCAGTGGTATGACGCCGTCTGGCAAGGCCAGCCGATCCGCGCCGTCATCACGCGCCGGGCTATGTACGACGTGGCGGGCGCGCGCGAGATCACCATCCTGGTTGGCAAAACCACGCACAGCCGCGACAACATGGTGCAGACCTTGTGGTGGCCGACGATGGAATACCTGCTCTGGGCACTGGCCGTGGCCGTGCTGGTGAGCGCCACCGCCTTGACCCTGGAGCTGCGCGCGCTGCTGCGCATGGCGCGCCAGCTGGCCGAGCGCCCGGCCCGGGATCTGGATTTTCACCTCGACTCGCGCCAGATTCACCAGGAGCTGCGGCCGCTGACCGAGACCGTCAACCAGTTCGCCCGCACCATCCGCGCCCAGGTCGCGCGCCAGCGCCAGTTCATCTCGGATGCAGCGCACCAGCTGCGCACGCCGCTGGCCATCCAGGCCCATACCTTGGAGCAGGCGCTGGGCCAGACGCCTGCCGAGCTGGCCGCCCTCTCGGTCGCGCAGCGCCTGGCCGTGCTGCAGCGGCTGCAGCGCAGCAACCAGCAGTTGCTCAATGTGGCCAACCAGCTGCTCACCCTGGCGCAGGCCGAGGCTGGCAGCGCCGCGCATGCCGCCCAAGCGCCGCAGTGGCTGGACCTGCGCGCACTGTGCCTGCAGTGCCTGGAAGCCTTGGCGCCAGCGGCCGACCTCAAGCAGATCGACCTGGGCTGGGAGGAAAGCGAAGCGCCTGCTGTTGCAGCAGCAGATGCTGGCAAGCCCTCAGCCGATGCACATGCGTTTTCGCTGTATACCAGCAGCCGTCTGTTGCCCGAGCTGATTGCCAACCTGGTGGACAACGCGATCCGCTACACGCCGCCGCAAGGCCAGGTGACCTTGGGCCTGGAGGCCAGCGCCGACAGCCTGCTGTTGTGGGTGCAAGACAATGGCCCGGGCATACCCGCGCAAAGCCGCGATCGGGTGCTGGAGCGTTTTTACCGCCTGACCAACGACACGCCTGGCACCGGCCTGGGGCTGGCGATTGTGCAGGAGGTGGCACGCGCAACGGGCGCCCACCTGCAACTGGCCGATGCCCAGCAGCGCTGTACGCCACCCTTTGGCCCGGGCCTGCGCATCAGCGTGCGTTTTGCGCGAACGGCAGGCCAGGACTAA
- a CDS encoding LysR family transcriptional regulator: MLERIHLSIVQQVEKQGSLTAAASVLHLSQSALSHSMKKLEHQLGTEVWLREGRSLRLTQAGQYLLAVANRVLPQLDLAEERLGQFAQGERGALRIGMECHPCYQWLLKVVSPYLAAWPDVEVDVKQKFQFGGIGALFGYEIDLLVTPDPLFKPGLQFEPVFDYEQVLVVPRGHALASAAYVKPQQLAQEVLVSYPVDIERLDIYNQFLLPAGITPRRHKTIETTDIMVQMVASGRGVAALPRWLVEEYAAKMDVVPVRLGPRGIAKQIFLGARESDTAIDYVRAFIALARQPGAATPAATLATTPLLA, translated from the coding sequence ATGTTGGAACGTATCCACCTCAGCATCGTCCAGCAGGTCGAAAAGCAGGGCTCGCTCACCGCCGCTGCCAGCGTGCTCCATCTCAGCCAATCGGCGCTGAGCCACAGCATGAAAAAGCTGGAGCACCAGCTGGGCACGGAGGTATGGCTGCGCGAAGGCCGCAGCCTGCGGCTGACGCAGGCCGGCCAGTACCTGCTGGCGGTGGCCAACCGCGTGCTGCCGCAGCTGGACCTGGCCGAAGAGCGCCTGGGCCAGTTTGCCCAGGGCGAGCGCGGCGCGCTGCGCATCGGCATGGAATGCCACCCCTGCTACCAGTGGCTGCTCAAGGTCGTCTCGCCCTACCTGGCCGCCTGGCCCGATGTGGAGGTGGATGTGAAGCAGAAATTCCAGTTCGGCGGTATCGGCGCGCTGTTTGGCTATGAGATCGACCTGCTGGTCACGCCCGACCCGCTGTTCAAACCCGGGCTGCAGTTTGAGCCGGTGTTTGACTACGAGCAGGTGCTGGTCGTGCCCCGGGGCCATGCGCTGGCATCTGCCGCCTATGTGAAGCCCCAGCAGCTCGCGCAAGAGGTGCTGGTCAGCTACCCGGTCGATATCGAGCGGCTCGACATCTACAACCAGTTCCTGCTGCCCGCCGGCATCACGCCCCGGCGCCACAAGACCATCGAGACCACCGACATCATGGTGCAGATGGTCGCCAGCGGCCGGGGCGTGGCGGCGCTGCCGCGCTGGCTGGTGGAGGAGTACGCTGCCAAGATGGACGTGGTGCCCGTGCGGCTGGGCCCGCGCGGCATTGCCAAGCAGATCTTTCTGGGGGCGCGCGAATCGGATACGGCCATCGACTATGTGCGCGCCTTTATCGCGCTGGCGCGCCAGCCTGGTGCTGCCACACCGGCCGCCACACTCGCCACGACACCTCTCCTGGCTTAG